A window of Rhodothermales bacterium genomic DNA:
TGCCTGGGGATGGGCCGATCCGGTAGGGATGACCTTGACCGTAAGCGGCGAAATCCAGGATGCGACCGTCATTGGTGTTGTTGAGGACTTCCACTATGAATCCCTCCACCATGCGGTCTCTCCATTGGTCATGTACCACTCGCCGCGCGCCAATTACCTGACGGTCCGCTTCATGGCGGACCGGGCCGCGGATATCCGTGAAGGCGTCGAAGCAACATGGAAGCAATTTGACGCGGCCGTGCCGGTCTCGGCCTGGTTCATGGATGCGGCCTGGGCGGAGCTTTATGCACAGGAACAGCGGCTGACCACCGTATTGCTGCTGTTCGTCGGCTTGACGCTGGTGGTGGCCTGCCTGGGCCTGCTCGGTCTGGCCATCCTTGTGACCACGCAGCGGCAGAAGGAGATCGGTATACGCAAGGCATTGGGCGCCTCGTCGACGCGCATTGTCCGGTTGGTGAGTGGGGAGTTCGTGGCGCTTGTCCTGGCCGGAGCCGTGCTGGCGCTTCCCGTCGCATGGATGGTAACCGATCGCTGGCTCTCCGGGTTTTCGTACCGCGTGGATGCAGGGGGTGTCTCCCTGCTCCTGCCTGTTGTGGGAGCCGTCGTGCTGGCCGGGCTGTCGGTCGGCGTGCAGGCGTTGCGGTCGGCACGAATGAATCCTGTCGACAGTTTGCGGAGCGAATAGCGTCGCCGGATAAGTACTGATTTCTGGACGGTCTGAATGGACTGCGTCGTACCTTGCGGTATGAACAATCTCGACCTGACGCCCCACGACCAGGCCATGTTGGCCGGAGAGGAGGGGCCCGCCGTTGAAATGGCCATGCGCATTTTGGTGCGGATGATGCCGGTATTCGGGGCGACCCGCCTCATGGACGTGTCCGCGGCGCACATCGATTCGAGTGTGTACATGGGTCCGGCGACCATGGAGTATGCCGAGCGGCTGGCCGAACTGGGTGCGCGCGTGCGCGTGCCCTCGACGCTCAATGTGGCCGGCGTGGACGAACACGGCTGGTCGGACTGGTCGGTGCCGTCCGGTGTCGCCGACGGTGCCATCCGGCAGATGCGGGCCTATGAAAAAATGGGATGCATCCAGACATGGACCTGCGCGCCGTACCAGACGGAGCATCGTCCGGTCTTCGGGCAGCAGATTGCCGCAGGAGAGTCGAATGCCATCTGCTTCTTCAATTCGGTGATCGGGGCCAGGACGGCCCGGTATCCGGACTTGTTGGACATCTGTGCGGCCATAACGGGCCGTGTGCCGGCCGCTGGCCTGCATCTGGACAGCGGCCGGCATGGAACGCTGAGGGTGGACCTGGTGGGCGTGCCACAGCGGGTGCAGGAATCCGATGCGTTCTGGCCGGTGCTCGGCATTCTGCTGGGCAAGCTTTCCGGTGATGGCGTGCCGGTGGTGACGGGAATTGAGGTGAAGCCGAGCGATGACGACCAGAAGGCCGTGTGTGCCGGCGCGGCCAGTTCGGGCGCCGTGGCGCTGTATCACATGGTGGGCATCACGCCCGAGGCGCCCACGGAAGAAGCCGCGTTCGGGGGACGGCCCGCGCCGAAGGTGGTCACGGCGGGCATGGAAGAAATGCGCGCCGTCTGGCGCGCGATGTCGGCCAGCCGCCCGGACGATGGGGGCAACGGCGTCATTCCGGCCGGGAGTTCGGGAGCCATCGAGCCATTGCGAACCGCGCCCGGCAGTCAGGGAGACGGTGCGGCAGGCAGCGTCCCGGCCGAGGGGCCGGGCGCCCTGGACATGGTGCTGCTCGGCAGTCCGCATTTCAGTTTTGACGAATTCCGGCGCCTGGCGAAGCTCGTCGAGGGACGCAAGCGGAATCCGGATGTCCAGTTCCTGATTACGTGCAGCCGATCGGTCCGCATGTTGGTCGAACACGGGGGCCTGCTCGAGCCCATTGCCTCGTTCGGTGCCCGGATTACCGTCGACACGTGCCCGCTCACCAGCCCCATGTTGTCGAAGCGGATTGGCACCATCATGACGAATTCGGCCAAGTACTCGTATTACTCCCCGGGCCTCCTTGGAACGGGCGTGGTCTACGGATCCCTGGAGGACTGCGTGGAGTCCGCGGTCAGCGGCCGCGTGGTCCGTGACGAAAGCCTGTGGGTAGCGGCATGAACCATCGGGAAATCAAACATACCATGATCGGCGAGGCGGTGGTGCCCGGAGTGGCGGAAGGCGAGGTCCTGGTGAGCACCGAGCCGTTGTCCTTCTGGGGCGGCTACAGCGGCCAGACCGGCGAAATCATTGACCGTCGGCATCCGCTGTCGGGCCAGAATGCGGCGGGCAAGATCCTGGTGCTGCCGTTTACGCGGGGCTCGTCCACGACAACGGCCATTTTCCTGGAAGCCGTTCGCGCAGGCGTGGCGCCGGCCGGGCTGGTCATGGACCGTCCGGACGTGTTCCTTACTCTTGCAAGTGTCGTTGCCGAGGAAATGTACGGGCAGGTCGTGCCCATCATCGCGCTGAATGCCGACGATTTCGCGTCCCTGAAGTCCGGCTCCCGGCTGCGTATTGAAAACGAAACCATCCATCTGCCATGAAACGCATCGGACGGCTCCGGTCCAATTTGTTTTCGTCGTTGATCCCGAACGGAATTCCGGCCATCTTCCCGGCCACGGTCCTGCTCTTGGGGCTCGCCGCGTGTTCCGCATCCCCCGAACCCCGTGTCATCCTCATCACACTCGATGGGCTGCGCTGGGAGGAACTGTTCACGGGCGTCGACGACTGGCTCCTGGAATCGGACTATACGGGCGACAAGGTGCTCATGCGAGAGCGGTACGATGCCGCGACGCCCGAAGAACGCCGGGCGCGTCTCATGCCGTTCATGTGGTCGACCATCGCCGCGGAAGGTCAACTCTACGGAAACCGCCACGTGGACAGCCGTGCCGATCTGCGCAGCACGCAGGTGTTTTCGTATCCGGGCTACAACACGATCCTGACGGGCGCCATCGATACCTCCATCACGAGCAACGACAAGGTCCCCAACCGGAATACGACCGTTCTGGAATGGGTGAACCGGCAGCCGGGATTCGAGGGCCGGGTGGCCGCCACGGGATCGTGGGACGTGTTTCCCTACATCCTGAATGAAGCCCGCGCGGGTTTCCCCGTGAACGCCGGATTCGAGACCTGGGAGCCCCCGCGCTCCGACGCCGAGGCCCTCGTGAACCAACTCCAGACGCAGATCCCGTCGCCCTGGCGGACGGTCCGGCTGGATGCCTTCACGCATCATTATGCCCTCGAAACGCTGCGCACCGATCGGCCGCGCCTCCTCTATATTGCCTACGGCGAAACGGATGATTTCGCGCACGACGGCGACTACGACCAGTACCTGGATGCCGCGAACCGTACAGACCGCTTCATTGCCGACATCTGGGACTGGGTGCAGGCCGACCCGGAATACGCCGGACGCACGACGCTCATCCTGACCACGGACCACGGCCGCGGCGCCCAGGATCGCTGGATCGGGCACGGCATTGACTGGATCGGTTCGAACGCCATCTGGATGGCCGCCATCGGCCCGGACGTGCCCGCGATGGGTGAAAACACGCCCGGCCAGGTGTACCAGACGCAGGTCGCCGCCACGGTGGCCGCCGCGCTCGGCCTGGACTGGGTAACGGGTTCCGGCGGGCAGGCCGGCGAACCCGTCCGCGCCATGATGCCCGATTGACATGCAGAACGAACAACACGATCTCGACCTCTTCTTCCTCGGCCCGAAATCCGAGCAGCGGGAATTCCTGAGCGAAATCCTGCAGCTGGTCATGAACGACCACGTGTTCTGGCGCCGCAACTACTGGCCCAAGGATCCGCCCGCCATCCCCTACAGCAAGGTGCACGGCGAACAGGCGCGGCACTTCCGCGAACGGTTCTTCACGGAGCTCTTTCGGCTGATTTCCGAACTCAAGCTGGACGTTCCGGTGTTCTCCCCGCGCTACATGGCGCACATGATTTCGGAGACCAACCTGCCGTCGCTGATCTCCTACTTCGCGACGCTCCTCTACAACCCGAACAACGTCTCGAGCGAGGCCTCGCCCGTCACCATCCGGTACGAGCTCCAGGTGGGCAAGCAGTTCGCCGAACTGTTCGGATTCCCTCCGGATGATGCATTCGGCCACCTGACTTCGGGCGGCACCGTGGCGAACTACGAATCGCTCTGGTATGCGATGGCCGGACGTACGTTACCCGTGGCCATCGCCCTGGCATCCGATGCGCCGCCGCGCGGCCCGGACGCGCTCTGGGAGCTCATGAACGTACCGCTCGCCGACGTGCAACTCCGCCTGAACCGGTTCCTGGCGCCCGACCCGGAGGCGCGGTTCGCGGCCCTGCGTGAGCACATGATTGGCTACAAGGGACTCATGGGATTCGCGCGCGCGGCCGAGGAGGCCTTCGATGCGCCCTGGGTGGAACCTGTCCTGGTAGCGCCCCGGACGGCTCACTATTCCTGGTCGCGCGCGTTGTCGGTGATCGGCATCGGGAAGCACAATGTGTGCCGCGTAGAGGTGGACGCTGCGTTCCGGACCGTGCCGGAGGCGCTTGAGGACGTGCTGCGGACCTGCATGGCCGAGCGGCGCCCGGTCTGGCAGATCGTGACCGTGCTCGGCGCTACGGAATTCGGCTCGGTCGACCCCGTGGACCGGCTGGTGGACGTCCGCAACCGGCTCGCCGGGGAAGGGATGTACGCCCCCATCCACGCCGACGGCGCCTACGGCGGGTATTTCGCGACCATGTTCCGTGAAGGAGTGGGCGGCCCGGATGTCGATGCACCAGCGGCCCCTGCAGACGAGGCGGTTCGAGCCGCATTCGTTGGGCTCGGCGGTGCCGAGTCGGTGACCGTAGACCCGCACAAGGCTGGATACACCCCCTACGGAGCCGGATCCATCGTCATCAAGC
This region includes:
- a CDS encoding aconitase X catalytic domain-containing protein is translated as MNNLDLTPHDQAMLAGEEGPAVEMAMRILVRMMPVFGATRLMDVSAAHIDSSVYMGPATMEYAERLAELGARVRVPSTLNVAGVDEHGWSDWSVPSGVADGAIRQMRAYEKMGCIQTWTCAPYQTEHRPVFGQQIAAGESNAICFFNSVIGARTARYPDLLDICAAITGRVPAAGLHLDSGRHGTLRVDLVGVPQRVQESDAFWPVLGILLGKLSGDGVPVVTGIEVKPSDDDQKAVCAGAASSGAVALYHMVGITPEAPTEEAAFGGRPAPKVVTAGMEEMRAVWRAMSASRPDDGGNGVIPAGSSGAIEPLRTAPGSQGDGAAGSVPAEGPGALDMVLLGSPHFSFDEFRRLAKLVEGRKRNPDVQFLITCSRSVRMLVEHGGLLEPIASFGARITVDTCPLTSPMLSKRIGTIMTNSAKYSYYSPGLLGTGVVYGSLEDCVESAVSGRVVRDESLWVAA
- a CDS encoding DUF126 domain-containing protein, coding for MNHREIKHTMIGEAVVPGVAEGEVLVSTEPLSFWGGYSGQTGEIIDRRHPLSGQNAAGKILVLPFTRGSSTTTAIFLEAVRAGVAPAGLVMDRPDVFLTLASVVAEEMYGQVVPIIALNADDFASLKSGSRLRIENETIHLP
- a CDS encoding alkaline phosphatase family protein; translation: MKRIGRLRSNLFSSLIPNGIPAIFPATVLLLGLAACSASPEPRVILITLDGLRWEELFTGVDDWLLESDYTGDKVLMRERYDAATPEERRARLMPFMWSTIAAEGQLYGNRHVDSRADLRSTQVFSYPGYNTILTGAIDTSITSNDKVPNRNTTVLEWVNRQPGFEGRVAATGSWDVFPYILNEARAGFPVNAGFETWEPPRSDAEALVNQLQTQIPSPWRTVRLDAFTHHYALETLRTDRPRLLYIAYGETDDFAHDGDYDQYLDAANRTDRFIADIWDWVQADPEYAGRTTLILTTDHGRGAQDRWIGHGIDWIGSNAIWMAAIGPDVPAMGENTPGQVYQTQVAATVAAALGLDWVTGSGGQAGEPVRAMMPD
- a CDS encoding pyridoxal-dependent decarboxylase → MQNEQHDLDLFFLGPKSEQREFLSEILQLVMNDHVFWRRNYWPKDPPAIPYSKVHGEQARHFRERFFTELFRLISELKLDVPVFSPRYMAHMISETNLPSLISYFATLLYNPNNVSSEASPVTIRYELQVGKQFAELFGFPPDDAFGHLTSGGTVANYESLWYAMAGRTLPVAIALASDAPPRGPDALWELMNVPLADVQLRLNRFLAPDPEARFAALREHMIGYKGLMGFARAAEEAFDAPWVEPVLVAPRTAHYSWSRALSVIGIGKHNVCRVEVDAAFRTVPEALEDVLRTCMAERRPVWQIVTVLGATEFGSVDPVDRLVDVRNRLAGEGMYAPIHADGAYGGYFATMFREGVGGPDVDAPAAPADEAVRAAFVGLGGAESVTVDPHKAGYTPYGAGSIVIKHGFLKDLVAETAPYCLDREDTTEASSPQPQLGKFILEGSKPGAAAASVWFSHRLIPLNMDGYGRQLATLCRVTADVHARIGEIGAAAAVGSDVDAPQLVSLYPPQLNLLCILAVPPGVQRLSDVNALNEQLAARFGVKDVMSIQSYDYLVSRTTVATDMPAVAACPSLAGLDLDAENVSVLRLVFMNRWFEGLNEHGESYRENFLAVLQSEAARLWLSR